A window of the Paralichthys olivaceus isolate ysfri-2021 chromosome 5, ASM2471397v2, whole genome shotgun sequence genome harbors these coding sequences:
- the spc24 gene encoding kinetochore protein Spc24, translated as MAKAQKFQDLEEMGETLLEYISSSQADRLKRLKAGHQSLFDQHVDTKRIVTQILKEEAQIEESVSQRLLDMEEEKQQRDRELDSLEEQLRQCIAKSQITDSELQFLKGELESVRNTEHQLESLQSEVDEDTTEVIPSAVYVAQVYYLITKIKWEYDAPPNTLKGVHYGADLATPINIDTSAQSRSNVSDRLWGFVSTKW; from the exons ATGGCGAAGGCTCAGAAGTTTCAAGACCTGGAGGAGATGGGGGAGACGTTGTTGGAGTACATCAGCTCCAGCCAGGCTGACAGACTGAAGCGGCTGAAAGCTGGACATCAGTCCCTGTTTGACCAGCACGTGGACACGAAGAGGATTGTGACGCAGATTCTAAAAG AAGAGGCTCAGATCGAGGAGAGTGTGAGTCAGAGGCTGctggacatggaggaggagaagcagcagagagacagggagcTGGACAGTCTGGAGGAACAGCTGAGGCAGTGCATCGCCAAGAGCCAGATCACTGACTCGGAATTGca GTTTCTGAAGGGAGAGCTGGAGAGCgtgagaaacactgaacaccAGCTTGAGTCTCTTCAGAGCGAAGTGGACGAAGACACCACCGAGGTTATCCCTTCAGCAGT GTATGTGGCTCAGGTGTACTACCTAATAACCAAGATCAAGTGGGAATATGATGCCCCACCCAACACGTTAAAAGGAG TGCACTATGGCGCAGACCTGGCAACCCCCATCAACATTGACACGTCAGCGCAGTCTCGGAGTAACGTAAGCGACCGGTTGTGGGGCTTTGTCAGCACTAAATGGTAG
- the s1pr5a gene encoding sphingosine 1-phosphate receptor 5a, translated as MTESSHAAYAAVAPSAITASPSSGYLMTMFHAYQSNKVILDHYNYTGKLKENKYKDGLKPEAIVFLLVCLLIVVENAVVLIAIWKNKKFHVPMYYLLGNLTLSDLLAGFTYMVNLITSGAKTLQMTPVLWFLREGGVFIMLAASVISLLAIAIERHVTMVRMKPYQGDKQGRMFALIGASWVLSVFLGVLPVLGWNCMGQLDQCSTVLPLYAKSYILFCITVFSAILMSIVVLYVRIFRIVKSNTQRLASVPQRKGLYRKSQKYMALLKTVTIVLGVFIACWLPLFIFLLLDFCCPAKSCDVLFKADYFLGIAMFNSLLNPIIYTLTSKDMRKAIIRLLCRPCLLTKDGQVKKIGIPFLECSTSKTDAASHRLEGLETTVSSGNLTPSTIKAIYPRMSKT; from the coding sequence ATGACAGAGTCCTCCCATGCTGCCTACGCTGCTGTGGCCCCGTCTGCGATCACAGCGTCCCCCTCCTCAGGATACCTGATGACGATGTTTCACGCGTACCAGAGCAACAAGGTCATCTTGGACCACTACAACTACACGGGCAAGCTGAAGGAGAACAAGTACAAGGACGGACTCAAACCAGAGGCCATCGTGTTCCTGCTGGTCTGCTTGCTCATCGTTGTAGAAAATGCTGTGGTGCTAATCGCCATCTGGAAGAACAAGAAATTCCATGTGCCCATGTACTACTTACTGGGCAACTTGACCCTCTCCGACCTGCTCGCAGGTTTCACCTACATGGTGAACCTCATAACATCAGGGGCCAAAACGCTACAGATGACCCCCGTGCTGTGGTTCCTGAGGGAGGGGGGTGTGTTCATCATGTTGGCCGCCTCGGTCATCAGCCTGCTGGCCATCGCCATCGAGCGCCACGTCACCATGGTGAGGATGAAGCCGTACCAGGGGGACAAGCAGGGGCGCATGTTTGCTCTGATTGGAGCGAGCTGGGTGTTGTCCGTGTTCCTGGGGGTCCTGCCCGTCCTGGGCTGGAACTGTATGGGACAGCTGGACCAGTGCTCCACGGTCCTGCCGCTCTACGCCAAAAGCTACATCCTCTTCTGCATCACCGTCTTCAGCGCCATCCTCATGTCCATCGTGGTGCTCTACGTCCGCATCTTCCGCATTGTCAAGTCCAACACTCAGCGCCTGGCTTCGGTTCCCCAGCGCAAAGGCCTCTACCGCAAGTCCCAGAAGTACATGGCGCTGCTGAAGACGGTCACCATCGTCCTGGGAGTCTTCATCGCATGTTGGCTGcccctcttcatcttcctgctGCTCGACTTCTGCTGTCCGGCCAAAAGCTGCGACGTGCTCTTCAAGGCCGACTACTTCCTGGGCATCGCCATGTTCAACTCCCTCCTCAACCCCATCATCTACACGCTGACCAGCAAGGACATGAGGAAGGCCATCATCAGGCTGCTCTGCCGACCCTGCCTCCTGACAAAAGACGGACAAGTGAAGAAGATCGGGATTCCTTTCCTGGAGTGCAGCACCAGTAAGACCGACGCGGCCTCTCACAGGCTGGAGGGGCTGGAGACGACGGTGTCCTCCGGTAACTTGACACCCTCAACGATCAAAGCCATCTATCCCAGGATGAGCAAGACATGA
- the kri1 gene encoding protein KRI1 homolog, with product MSGKSELKINSQFAQKYEKYRQREELQRLKDRYGDRGDDSDSETSESSSDDSEVELDPAVERDFYRTLSLLKKKDPKIYEKDATFYSEGASTSDEKPSTSQRAAKPMYLKDYERKVILEREGKYEDDDDSDDEEAAMRRERAASPSYIQEQKHLKESFRKFIQDSDEEDEAVEGDERSQLLTRRIKTQEEKDEEEADYVEWLKGQAELDGPEEVKDMKYLRDYWNDPELDEKECFLRDYMLNKGYLEDGEDGDDRIPTYDEVVQDDLDDSEEEGETFLQRQEDFERSYNFRFEEPDATQIKTYPRTIATSVRSKDDRRKRKREEVKERKQKEKEQKQQQLKQLKNLKRNEIVEKLKKLQELTGNEQLAFSQVDLEGDFNPQQHDQLMQKFFGDEYYGGEEEEKPQFDDDDDEEHWNWDTWTGEGQEDVYGEEEDGQQHAASGPHCDDDDFIMDADFDPSQQTASKKKKKKERKKMKKEDMPQMGKKRKKSHFAEVITQNKPVFDPQEKSFEQYLDEYYKLDYEDIIDDLPCRFRYRQVLANDFGLSTEEILHANDTELNRWCSLKKTCMFRTDREEASDLKNYKIKAQNEKKRKEILSSVYAEEDEESADAKTKVGKKRRDRLKNAEKQSTSAEDGEAGSAVDSADETLAQALGEGDSMEGEEEEEEEFLIPKKKTKQEEEPQAAAADQVDEVKNTTEKPNWSKKKHKRPGGRLISGRCRVTIGGREFSRQRLKAYGLNPKRLHFRQLGRQRRKEREKREKQKNKE from the exons ATGTCGGGGAAGTCTGAGCTGAAAATCAACTCGCAGTTTGCGCAGAAATACGAGAAATACCGACAGAGAGAAGAATTACAGCGGC TGAAGGACAGATACGGAGACCGAGGGGACGACAGTGACTCTGAGACGTCTGAGTCCAGCTCTGATGACAGTGAAGTG GAGCTCGACCCCGCAGTCGAAAGAGACTTTTACAGAACGTTGTCACTGCTGAAGAAGAAAGATCCGAAGATCTACGAGAAAGATGCCACGTTCTACTCCGAAG GAGCGTCCACCAGTGACGAGAAGCCCTCGACTTCACAGAGAGCAGCGAAGCCCATGTATCTGAAGGACTACGAACGGAAAGTCATACTGGAAAGAGAAGG aaaatatgaagacGATGACGACAGCGACGACGAGGAGGCCGCCATGAGAAGAGAG AGAGCAGCCTCTCCGAGCTACATCCAAGAACAGAAGCACCTGAAGGAAAG CTTCCGGAAGTTCATCCAGGACAGTGATGAGGAGGACGAGGCCGTCGAGGGGGACGAAAGATCCCAGCTGCTGACGAGGAGGATcaaaacacaggaggagaag GATGAAGAAGAGGCCGACTACGTGGAATGGCTGAAAGGTCAGGCTGAGTTGGACGGTCCTGAGGAGGTGAAGGACATG AAATACCTGAGGGACTACTGGAATGACCCGGAGCTGGATGAGAAGGAGTGCTTCCTGAGAGACTACATGCTTAACAAGGGCTACCTGGAGGATGGGGAGGACGGGGATGATCG GATCCCAACTTACGACGAGGTGGTCCAGGATGATCTGGATGATtctgaggaggaaggggagacgTTCTTGCAGCGGCAGGAAGACTTTGAGAGAAGCTACAACTTCCGCTTCGAAGAGCCTGACGCCACGCAGATCAAGACCTACCCCCGCACCATCGCCACGTCCGTGCGTTCCAAAGACGACCGGAGAAAACGCAAAAgggaggaagtgaaagaaagaaagcaaaag GAAAaggagcagaagcagcagcagctgaagcagctgaagaacTTGAAGCGCAACGAGATAGTGGAGAAGCTGAAGAAGCTTCAGGAGCTGACGGGCAACGAGCAGCTGGCCTTCAGTCAGGTCGACCTGGAGGGAGACTTCAACCCACAGCAACACGACCAGCTCATGCAG AAATTCTTCGGAGATGAATATtacggaggagaagaagaagaaaagcctCAGtttgatgatgacgatgatgaag AGCACTGGAACTGGGACACGTGGACAGGAGAGGGACAAGAAGACGTCTACGGTGAAGAGGAAGATGGGCAGCAACATGCTGCCTCTGGGCCACACTGCGACGATGATGACTTCATT ATGGACGCAGACTTCGACCCGAGTCAGCAGACTGCctccaagaagaagaagaaaaaggagaggaagaagatgaagaaagaggatATGCCACAGATGggcaaaaagaggaagaagtcTCACTTTGCCGAGGTCATCACCCAAAACAAGCCTGTGTTTGATCCTC AGGAGAAGAGCTTTGAGCAGTACCTGGATGAGTACTACAAGCTGGACTATGAGGACATTATAGACGACCTCCCCTGCAGGTTTCGCTACAGACAGGTCCTCGCCAACGACTTCGGTCTCTCCACAGAGGag atTTTACATGCAAACGACACGGAGCTGAACCGATGGTGCTCTCTGAAGAAGACCTGCATGTTCAG GACTGACCGAGAGGAGGCAAGTGATTTGAAAAACTATAAAATCAAGGCCCAgaatgaaaagaagaggaaagaaatccTGAGCTCCGTTTATGCTGA GGAAGATGAGGAGTCGGCAGACGCTAAAACTAAGGtcgggaagaagaggagagatcGTCTGAAGAACGCTGAGAAGCAAAGTACATCAGCTGAGGACGGTGAGGCAGGCTCCGCCGTGGACTCAGCTGACGAGACACTTGCTCAGGCTCTTGGAGAGGGCGACAGCatggaaggagaagaggaggaggaggaagagttccTGATCCCCAAGAAAAAGAcgaaacaggaagaggaaccacaggctgctgctgcagatcaaGTCGACGAGGTGAAAAACACGACCGAGAAGCCAAACTGGTCCAAGAAGAAGCACAAGCGCCCGGGTGGACGCCTCATATCCGGGCGCTGCAGGGTGACGATCGGCGGCCGGGAGTTCAGTCGACAGAGACTGAAGGCTTACGGTCTGAACCCCAAGAGACTGCACTTCAGACAGCTCGGCAGACAAAGACggaaagaaagggagaagagagagaagcagaagaacAAAGAGTGA